The Watersipora subatra chromosome 1, tzWatSuba1.1, whole genome shotgun sequence genome has a window encoding:
- the LOC137389668 gene encoding uncharacterized protein: MSDSEELASVHSEESTSRRFSPRLKIQSIKSELQATIENLSVSHKATLNDLRDNSIELSYEQLNSMHGEITLGAVNITKLHSAYKEAHESDLQPDKEDIVEIDRVLADNRKVIDQLEIRMNKLVTRTKHAEPDIESIKSKNSSFLSSRQSRSSKSGSSRLSQSLKIMQAEAKAAAATKQAQLQAEIESQQLEEESLQLQTQVQRNKSLIAQAKLKAGLEAERQREQIYAQAIAEELEDNNESLLRPPVTNKLNSGQTQLKDSNELFRQTSQQPANEVITPLRLPRASPDSSPMTISSTPTTVFDPVALAEAMNTVRQRPDEPPIFKGETLKYQQWKASFFETFDFSSCTPGKKWLKLQQYVTGKAWQKIEGLSYRKTESAWMLAWKKLDTKYGKPEIVAEAMEEKLLSWQKIEANDSEQLEDFIDFLEVCSECDSDLNLGSKSVNKRLIQKLPLHIAHRWTTKATKLEKKLSKFPPLQEFIDFLVHESDTLNNTLIKAYQDFGKTDKSVKGKSDKSNKIMSFSTATTADAWTPND; the protein is encoded by the exons ATGTCTGATAGCGAAGAACTCGCTTCTGTTCACAGTGAAGAATCTACCAGTAGGAGGTTTTCACCAAGACTAAAAATACAGTCAATTAAGTCTGAGTTACAAGCAACTATTGAAAATCTCAGTGTAAGTCACAAAGCTACATTAAATGACTTGCGAGATAACTCTATTGAACTTTCCTATGAACAGCTTAACAGCATGCATGGAGAAATCACATTAGGTGCAGTTAATATCACAAAACTGCATAGTGCATACAAAGAAGCTCATGAAAGCGACTTACAACCTGACAAGGAAGACATTGTAGAAATAGATCGCGTGCTTGCTGATAACAGGAAGGTTATCGACCAGTTAGAAATTCGTATGAATAAGTTGGTAACAAGAACCAAGCACGCTGAGCCAGACATAGAAAGCATAAAATCCAAAAATTCATCCTTTCTTTCCTCTAGACAATCTAGGTCTAGCAAATCAGGCTCGAGCAGACTTTCTCAGTCACTCAAAATCATGCAGGCCGAGGCAAAAGCTGCTGCTGCAACTAAACAAGCCCAGCTTCAAGCCGAGATAGAATCTCAACAACTTGAGGAGGAAAGCCTCCAACTTCAGACACAAGTTCAAAGGAATAAAAGTCTGATAGCACAAGCTAAGTTAAAAGCAGGGTTAGAAGCTGAGCGCCAACGTGAGCAGATTTACGCACAAGCAATAGCAGAAGAATTGGAAGATAACAATGAGTCATTGTTGCGccctcctgtcaccaataagTTAAATTCAGGACAAACACAGCTAAAAGACTCAAATGAGTTATTCCGACAAACATCACAACAGCCTGCCAATGAGGTGATCACACCACTGCGCCTTCCAAGAGCTTCCCCAGATAGTTCTCCTATGACGATTTCTAGTACCCCTACTACAGTCTTTGATCCTGTTGCTCTTGCTGAAGCAATGAACACGGTTCGCCAGCGTCCTGATGAACCACCCATATTTAAGGGTGAGACACTTAAGTATCAGCAGTGGAAGGCCTCCTTTTTCGAAACCTTTGATTTCAGTTCATGCACACCAGGCAAAAAATGGCTCAAACTGCAGCAATATGTTACAGGCAAGGCCTGGCAAAAAATAGAGGGCCTCAGCTATAGAAAAACAGAAAGTGCATGGATGCTTGCCTGGAAGAAACTGGACACCAAATATGGCAAACCAGAAATAGTGGCGGAAGCCATGGAGGAAAAGTTACTCAGCTggcaaaaaattgaagcaaatgaCAGCGAACAGTTAGAAGACTTCATTGACTTTCTTGAAGTTTGTTCAGAATGTGATAGTGATTTGAACCTTGGTTCTAAATCTGTAAACAAGCGGCTGATACAAAAACTTCCATTACATATTGCTCACAGATGGACAACAAAGGCCACAAaactggagaagaaattgagcAAGTTTCCACCACTCCAAGAATTCATCGATTTTCTAGTTCATGAATCTGACACATTAAACAACACATTGATTAAAGCGTATCAAGACTTTGGAAAAACAGATAAGTCAGTAAAAGGTAAAAGCGACAAAAGCAACAAAATCATGTCTTTTTCGACAGCAACCACAGCTGATG CCTGGACACCGAATGACTGA